A region from the Vicia villosa cultivar HV-30 ecotype Madison, WI linkage group LG3, Vvil1.0, whole genome shotgun sequence genome encodes:
- the LOC131658843 gene encoding uncharacterized protein LOC131658843 translates to MGYYLSDGIYPEWSTFVKSISMPQGDKRKLFAQHQEGARKDIERAFGVLQSRFAIIRNPARPWHLDALKRIMDTCIILHNMIVEDERATYGGNFDYSYEHLGNDPTAPPDDSNNDFQEFLRRRHHVRDKETHRHLQQNLIEHIWERFGHENNHN, encoded by the coding sequence ATGGGTTATTATCTATCAGATGGCATTTATCCTGAATGGTCAACATTTGTGAAAAGTATCTCAATGCCACAAGGGGATAAGAGAAAATTATTTGCCCAACATCAAGAAGGTGCAAGAAAGGATATTGAACGAGCATTTGGAGTTCTCCAATCCCGATTTGCAATCATACGTAACCCAGCTCGACCTTGGCACTTGGATGCACTGAAGCGCATAATGGATACATGCATCATACTCCACAACatgattgttgaagatgaacgTGCCACATATGGTGGCAATTTTGATTATTCTTATGAGCATTTAGGCAATGACCCGACTGCACCACCAGATGATTCTAATAATGATTTTCAGGAGTTTTTACGCAGAAGACATCATGTTCGTGACAAGGAAACTCATCGACACCTTCAACAAAACTTGATAGAACATATATGGGAACGTTTTGGACATGAGAATAACcataactaa